From a region of the Cenarchaeum symbiont of Oopsacas minuta genome:
- a CDS encoding DNA-directed RNA polymerase produces the protein MHSIEILSQDEQKISVKLKGVSLQYANALRRICLNGVPIFAIDTVDIMVNTSVLADEGIAHRLALVPLKTDLSEFGNLSKINTKDSSNKVMLTLHVEKSKETRTVFSGAIHSEDSYVKPTSDLIPIVDLAPDQEIKLEAYAKLGFGKDHAKWNSANISTLVEGGSDDERILTIESTGAVDPAQILLAGVEQLGSNLSDFKEIIQQTG, from the coding sequence AAAAAATATCCGTCAAACTAAAAGGAGTTTCACTCCAATATGCAAATGCTCTTCGTCGCATATGTCTTAACGGCGTTCCAATTTTTGCAATAGATACGGTGGATATTATGGTAAACACATCAGTACTTGCTGATGAAGGCATAGCACACAGATTGGCACTTGTTCCATTAAAGACAGATCTCTCAGAATTTGGTAATCTCTCAAAGATAAACACTAAAGATTCTTCAAACAAAGTGATGCTTACATTACATGTTGAAAAATCAAAAGAGACTAGAACTGTTTTTTCAGGAGCCATTCATTCAGAAGACTCGTATGTAAAACCTACATCAGATTTAATCCCCATAGTAGATCTTGCCCCAGACCAAGAGATAAAACTCGAAGCGTATGCCAAACTTGGATTTGGCAAGGATCATGCAAAATGGAATAGTGCAAACATATCTACTCTTGTAGAGGGTGGCTCTGATGATGAACGCATACTCACGATAGAGTCTACAGGGGCAGTCGATCCTGCCCAAATATTACTTGCAGGTGTAGAACAACTTGGCTCAAATCTGTCTGACTTTAAAGAGATCATACAACAGACAGGATAG
- a CDS encoding ribosomal protein L18e/L15, producing the protein MKVRPSMSRTVSVLEKTSNDNDSPIWSKLVKMAKGKTSTKRVINIKKIAKYTSDGDSVIVPGKVLGTGSISHKIILYSFSISDSAANRIMAAGGSVKPISDAIKNHPTGKGLIMLG; encoded by the coding sequence ATGAAAGTTAGACCCTCAATGAGTCGAACCGTAAGCGTGCTCGAGAAAACATCAAATGACAATGATTCACCTATATGGTCAAAACTAGTCAAAATGGCAAAGGGTAAAACATCTACAAAAAGAGTGATAAACATCAAAAAAATTGCAAAGTATACTAGTGATGGCGACTCTGTCATAGTTCCTGGTAAAGTTCTTGGAACTGGAAGCATATCTCACAAGATTATACTCTATTCATTTTCAATATCCGATTCTGCAGCAAACCGTATAATGGCAGCAGGTGGAAGTGTAAAACCAATATCTGATGCAATAAAGAATCATCCAACAGGCAAGGGGTTGATTATGCTTGGATGA
- a CDS encoding ribosomal protein L13, with amino-acid sequence MDDPRIDRPVVIDASGHIAGRLASHVAKMLLQGHRVSLINCENIMLSGTRSMIIKEYRDFLEISSILNPKHGPFHPRRPDTIITRMVRGMLPRKKPSGKTAFGRLRAYVGLPSHLRHIDSIRLKKAEITREPAVYVTMSALSKTVGWNQ; translated from the coding sequence TTGGATGATCCTAGAATAGACAGACCAGTGGTCATTGACGCATCAGGTCATATTGCAGGTAGACTTGCATCACATGTTGCAAAGATGCTTTTGCAAGGACATCGCGTATCTTTGATAAACTGTGAAAATATAATGTTGAGTGGCACAAGATCAATGATAATAAAAGAATATAGAGATTTTTTGGAGATTTCAAGTATTTTAAATCCAAAACACGGGCCATTTCATCCTCGTAGACCTGATACAATAATTACAAGAATGGTGCGAGGAATGCTTCCAAGAAAAAAACCATCTGGAAAGACTGCATTCGGCAGACTGCGTGCATACGTGGGTTTGCCTTCACATCTTCGTCATATAGATAGCATTAGACTCAAAAAGGCAGAAATTACAAGAGAACCTGCAGTATACGTTACAATGTCAGCACTCTCAAAAACAGTGGGGTGGAACCAATGA
- a CDS encoding ribosomal protein S9, which translates to MTVSKIEIYFATRKSASAHVHIVKGTGMVRINNVPVEMIGQESARETVLTPLEIAGDLRSKVDISVRTRGGGFMGQAGATATAISRALVGWTKSKKEPKGHPLPKSTRDDLRKRIAEFDKYLLSGDSRLKEPKKFGGPGARRRKQKSYR; encoded by the coding sequence ATGACTGTATCAAAGATCGAGATTTACTTTGCAACAAGAAAATCTGCTAGTGCACATGTGCATATTGTAAAAGGTACAGGCATGGTTAGAATAAACAACGTTCCAGTAGAGATGATTGGACAAGAGTCTGCACGGGAGACTGTTCTAACCCCACTTGAAATTGCCGGTGATCTGCGCAGCAAGGTAGACATATCAGTTAGAACCCGTGGTGGTGGCTTTATGGGGCAAGCAGGAGCTACTGCTACTGCAATATCTAGGGCGCTTGTGGGCTGGACAAAGTCAAAAAAAGAACCCAAAGGACACCCACTCCCAAAATCAACTCGTGATGATCTGCGCAAACGTATTGCAGAATTTGACAAGTATTTACTAAGTGGAGATTCACGCCTAAAAGAACCCAAAAAATTTGGCGGCCCTGGCGCTAGACGTAGAAAACAAAAATCATACCGATAG
- a CDS encoding Nucleotidyl transferase — protein MPHTAVLMAGGCGTRGKPYTDFIPKVTIPIQGRPIIAYVTEYLASLPEISDIIILADFEGLGRQIRNYFGSKKILGKRLKFIQDSQSGTGGDLLHLRPHLGKGHFILWFADNICAVNIAQMLRTLYETNTHACVALRSLRKESTGFADLDGNIVKKFIEKPTVTLPMKECIGVYALSQDVLERISVAKRKKSSINLSYDILTPMAKDGLVSAYDIGKFIWIDAESPAVLERNSIDVKKALEQMSRVKIKSDLR, from the coding sequence ATGCCTCATACGGCAGTTCTCATGGCTGGAGGCTGTGGTACTCGTGGTAAACCATATACAGATTTTATACCAAAAGTTACAATTCCAATTCAAGGTAGACCGATTATAGCATACGTGACAGAATATTTGGCATCATTACCAGAGATTAGTGATATAATAATATTGGCAGATTTTGAGGGACTTGGAAGACAAATACGTAACTATTTTGGCTCAAAAAAAATACTCGGCAAACGTCTCAAATTCATCCAAGATTCCCAATCTGGAACAGGCGGAGATCTGTTGCATCTAAGACCTCATCTTGGAAAGGGACATTTCATACTGTGGTTTGCTGATAATATTTGTGCAGTTAACATAGCTCAGATGCTACGCACACTATATGAGACAAACACACACGCATGTGTTGCACTGCGTTCTTTAAGAAAAGAATCTACTGGTTTTGCGGATTTGGATGGAAATATTGTAAAAAAATTCATAGAAAAACCAACCGTCACATTGCCAATGAAAGAATGTATTGGAGTATATGCATTATCTCAAGACGTCTTGGAACGTATATCTGTAGCAAAGAGAAAAAAATCTTCGATTAATCTCTCTTATGATATATTGACCCCGATGGCTAAAGATGGTCTTGTAAGTGCATATGATATTGGAAAATTTATCTGGATTGATGCAGAGTCACCTGCAGTTTTGGAACGTAATAGTATTGACGTGAAAAAAGCACTAGAGCAAATGTCTAGAGTTAAGATCAAGTCAGACCTTCGATAG
- a CDS encoding 3-isopropylmalate dehydratase small subunit produces the protein MKPFKTVSGIVTPLNRTNVDTDQIIPKQFLKSTERTGFGKNLFYGWRYDSKGTPIIEFVLNNPKYANSPILVAGENFGCGSSREHAVWAILDHGFLVVIAPSFADIFFNNCIKNGILPVKLDTDLVSNILEAKSTMIDVDLKSQTLIINSDGANIKISFEIDTYAKNILLQGLDEISITMKNEKEISLYENSSKIRPIEGLT, from the coding sequence ATGAAACCATTCAAAACAGTATCAGGAATTGTAACACCTTTAAATCGTACAAACGTCGACACAGATCAGATCATACCAAAACAGTTTCTAAAATCAACAGAACGCACAGGATTTGGGAAAAATTTGTTTTACGGGTGGAGATATGATTCCAAAGGTACACCCATCATTGAATTTGTGTTAAATAATCCAAAATATGCAAATTCTCCAATACTTGTAGCAGGGGAAAACTTTGGTTGTGGTTCTAGTCGAGAGCATGCAGTATGGGCCATATTAGATCATGGATTTTTGGTCGTGATTGCACCATCGTTTGCAGACATTTTCTTTAACAATTGTATAAAAAACGGCATTTTGCCAGTAAAGCTTGATACAGATCTAGTCTCAAATATTCTTGAGGCAAAGAGTACGATGATCGATGTTGATTTAAAATCGCAGACTCTGATCATAAATTCAGATGGTGCAAATATAAAGATCAGCTTTGAGATTGATACATATGCAAAAAATATACTTTTACAAGGACTTGATGAGATATCAATCACTATGAAGAATGAAAAAGAGATATCATTGTATGAGAATTCTAGTAAAATACGCCCTATCGAAGGTCTGACTTGA
- a CDS encoding 3-isopropylmalate dehydratase large subunit: MKMMQTLFEKIWNHHIVQEKNGLSLLYVDRHLLHEVTSPQAFAGLRNTGRRVRRPDLTIATVDHNVPTEKRSLPILDKSSRVQIQTLEKNCKDFGIRLYGMKSEKQGIVHIIGPELGITLPGTTLVCGDSHTSTHGALGSLAFGIGTSEVEHVLASQTIWMKQPIPMEVRMKGRRHDKHSVTAKDMILSLIRKIGISGGTGTVLEYRGDAIRDLDIDGRMTICNMSIEAGSRAGLVSPDETTFEYIRDRQCAPKDFDAAVQEWKKLETDNGAKFAKSVTIDVSRVAPQVSWGTNPAMTCNIDETVPDPEEYAAGNSNIKKDADAALKYMDLEKGTPITDIRLDRVFIGSCTNARLRDLSEAARAINGGHVADGVRAMVVPGSQQVKAQAERAGLDKIFIKAGFEWRESGCSMCLGMNPDILCSGQRCASTSNRNFEGRQGAGGRTHLVSPVMAAAAAIAGRFVDVREISLT; encoded by the coding sequence ATGAAAATGATGCAAACTCTGTTTGAAAAAATTTGGAATCATCACATAGTACAAGAAAAAAATGGATTGTCATTATTGTATGTAGATAGGCATCTTTTGCACGAAGTGACATCACCGCAAGCATTTGCAGGACTACGAAATACAGGTAGAAGGGTAAGGCGGCCGGATTTGACCATAGCTACAGTTGACCACAACGTACCTACAGAAAAACGATCATTGCCCATACTAGATAAAAGCTCGCGTGTACAGATACAGACATTGGAGAAAAACTGTAAGGATTTTGGAATACGTTTGTACGGAATGAAAAGTGAAAAACAAGGCATCGTTCACATCATAGGTCCAGAACTTGGAATAACCTTGCCTGGAACAACATTGGTGTGTGGAGATAGTCATACCTCTACGCACGGTGCACTTGGATCTCTAGCATTTGGAATAGGAACAAGCGAGGTGGAACACGTTCTTGCATCACAGACTATCTGGATGAAACAGCCAATACCAATGGAAGTTCGTATGAAAGGTAGACGTCATGATAAACATTCAGTTACTGCAAAAGATATGATACTCTCACTTATTCGTAAAATAGGCATATCAGGAGGCACAGGCACTGTCCTAGAATACCGCGGAGATGCAATACGTGATTTGGATATAGATGGAAGGATGACAATATGTAACATGTCCATAGAGGCAGGATCGCGTGCCGGACTTGTATCTCCTGATGAGACCACATTTGAGTATATCAGAGATCGTCAATGTGCGCCAAAAGACTTTGATGCTGCAGTACAGGAATGGAAAAAACTAGAGACAGATAATGGAGCTAAATTTGCAAAGAGTGTAACTATCGATGTATCGCGCGTTGCACCTCAAGTAAGCTGGGGAACGAATCCTGCCATGACATGCAATATAGATGAGACAGTTCCAGACCCTGAAGAATATGCTGCAGGAAATTCCAATATAAAAAAAGATGCAGATGCTGCCCTAAAATACATGGACTTGGAAAAAGGCACCCCGATTACAGATATACGTTTAGACCGTGTATTTATCGGATCGTGTACCAATGCAAGATTGAGGGATTTGAGTGAGGCTGCACGAGCCATAAATGGAGGTCATGTAGCAGATGGTGTAAGAGCAATGGTCGTTCCAGGCTCGCAACAAGTAAAGGCGCAAGCAGAACGTGCAGGTCTTGACAAAATATTCATAAAGGCTGGATTTGAATGGCGTGAGTCTGGGTGTAGTATGTGTCTTGGAATGAATCCAGACATACTCTGTTCTGGTCAGAGATGTGCTAGTACATCTAATAGAAATTTTGAGGGAAGACAAGGTGCAGGTGGTAGAACTCATCTTGTGAGTCCAGTCATGGCAGCAGCAGCTGCAATTGCTGGAAGATTCGTTGATGTACGGGAGATATCCTTGACATGA
- a CDS encoding 3-isopropylmalate dehydratase small subunit produces the protein MIGTVIKYDKDNIDTDVIIPGMYLKIHDYAELATHAMEGLDSDFHSKIKSGGSIIVAGKNFGCGSSREHAPIALSHSGIHAVLAVSFARIFYRNCVDGAFLLPIEIKSIDFASISDRDVLKIDIENNVVKNVTKNSEYKTRPFAPLIAKIIKAGGLFKFNLKDWDENDANSV, from the coding sequence ATGATTGGTACGGTTATAAAATATGACAAGGATAACATTGACACAGATGTGATAATCCCAGGAATGTATCTAAAGATACATGATTATGCAGAACTTGCAACGCATGCAATGGAAGGACTAGATAGTGACTTTCATTCAAAAATAAAGTCTGGAGGTAGCATAATAGTAGCAGGAAAGAATTTTGGGTGTGGCTCTAGTCGAGAACATGCACCTATTGCTCTATCACATTCTGGAATACACGCAGTATTAGCAGTCTCTTTTGCACGTATATTTTATAGAAACTGTGTAGATGGAGCATTTTTGTTACCAATTGAGATCAAAAGTATAGACTTTGCATCAATATCAGATAGAGATGTATTAAAAATAGATATAGAAAATAACGTTGTAAAAAATGTTACAAAAAATTCAGAGTATAAAACTCGCCCATTTGCTCCGCTAATAGCAAAAATAATAAAGGCTGGAGGTCTATTCAAATTCAATTTGAAAGATTGGGATGAAAATGATGCAAACTCTGTTTGA
- a CDS encoding 3-isopropylmalate dehydratase: MNITEKILAHASGKNSVSPDDVVFADIDCAMVHDVSGPGVIKVFEKLEKHGIDTSKLWNPNKIWVAEDHFVPSAEKTSAANITKLEKFVTKYGITRHFKYGLGQYGICHTLSHEEGLVLPGQVYVGGDSHTNTTGALGAFACGLGHTDMAYVMLNGRIWFKVPETLLFKLNGELSDHVMAKDLILQIIGDIGTDGGAYNTMQFAGSGIDAMPVEERITLTNMTTEAGAKNGIIEADEKTRQYLIKHGAKPNDTVHADSDAEYVKVYEYDAVNLEPMVAKPFSPQNIAPARDLASVEINKAYIGSCTGAKMSDLEAAARIIKGHKVSIRTEVVPAAISILKKAMDRGLIQTFLDAGALIGSPTCGACCGAHMGVLGAEEVCVSTTNRNFPGRMGHIESQTYLASPLVAAASAITGRITDPRDLA, encoded by the coding sequence ATGAACATAACAGAAAAGATACTTGCTCATGCGTCTGGTAAAAACAGCGTATCTCCAGACGATGTGGTGTTTGCAGATATAGATTGTGCTATGGTACACGATGTTTCAGGTCCTGGAGTAATCAAAGTATTTGAAAAACTAGAGAAACATGGAATAGATACGTCAAAGCTTTGGAATCCAAACAAGATTTGGGTGGCCGAAGATCATTTTGTTCCATCGGCAGAGAAAACATCAGCTGCAAATATAACAAAACTGGAAAAATTTGTGACAAAATACGGAATTACTCGGCATTTTAAATATGGTCTCGGACAATATGGTATCTGTCATACACTATCTCATGAAGAAGGACTAGTTTTACCAGGTCAAGTTTATGTCGGAGGAGACTCACATACCAATACAACTGGTGCACTTGGAGCGTTTGCATGTGGTCTTGGACATACTGACATGGCATATGTTATGTTAAATGGTCGAATATGGTTCAAAGTGCCAGAAACTCTACTCTTTAAACTCAACGGTGAGCTTTCAGACCACGTAATGGCAAAAGATCTGATTTTGCAGATAATAGGAGATATTGGAACCGATGGTGGAGCATACAATACGATGCAGTTTGCAGGTTCTGGAATAGATGCCATGCCAGTTGAAGAGCGCATAACACTTACAAATATGACAACTGAAGCTGGTGCCAAAAACGGCATAATAGAGGCAGATGAGAAAACTAGACAATATCTTATAAAACATGGGGCAAAACCAAATGATACTGTACATGCAGATTCAGATGCAGAATATGTAAAAGTGTATGAATATGATGCAGTCAATCTTGAACCCATGGTCGCAAAACCATTTTCACCACAAAATATAGCACCAGCTCGAGATCTCGCATCAGTTGAGATAAACAAGGCATACATTGGTTCGTGCACAGGTGCAAAAATGTCAGACCTAGAGGCAGCTGCACGCATAATAAAAGGGCATAAAGTTTCAATACGCACCGAAGTCGTACCAGCTGCAATATCCATACTAAAAAAAGCCATGGATCGTGGCCTGATACAGACGTTTCTTGATGCAGGTGCACTAATCGGTTCTCCCACATGCGGTGCATGCTGTGGTGCACATATGGGAGTTTTGGGCGCAGAAGAAGTGTGTGTTAGTACAACGAATAGAAACTTTCCTGGTCGCATGGGACATATCGAATCACAGACATATCTTGCATCACCACTTGTTGCAGCAGCTTCTGCGATAACTGGTAGAATAACTGATCCGAGGGATCTTGCATGA
- a CDS encoding V-type H(+)-translocating pyrophosphatase, translated as MDIIQTLPILACVASFVIAGVYSAWIMRQNSGTAAMQEISEAVRVGAAAFLRREMKIIIPIAISLAAIIGYFIGISNGIAFAVGAALSAVAGIISLKITVKAAVRSANLTDSGLGRTFVLAFRGGATVGLAVPAMALLAIALLYYVYPDPITIAGVGIGASLIALFIRIGGGIFTKAADMGADLVGKVEANIPEDDPRNPATIADNVGDNVGDAAGMGSDVYESYIVTMLASLLIAALIAVPEILVYPILIASSGMIASIIGTATIGSKNIKDVMKPLNRSFYISAAIAIGLNFVFTKLFMGDSPLALALFGTTVVGVILVPVIQKITDRYTNYKYGPVKEISDSAKWGYASLTLMGIIKGLQSTGPFMIALVAAIMISYALASSAAPDPEQATLYGIFGTSLTAMAMLSLAGIVLSIDAFGPIADNAGGIVEMTGMGEESRKVTDEIDAVGNTTKAVTKGFAIASAGLAALAMMQAFQFEAAEIFHGVLELDYTLTNPAVTIGLLVGGLIPFIITGQLIDGVSRAASKMVDEVRRQFKKDPEILTGKSKPDYARCVDIATVASLKELWKSASIAIVAPIVLGVVLGPTAVAGLLMGSVVSGIFLAYHLANTGGAWDNAKKLIEMQNRKGSEEHKVAIVGDIIGDPYKDTAGPALNTVIKLLNTVAIVFVSAFVAILVL; from the coding sequence ATGGATATAATTCAAACACTGCCTATTTTGGCATGTGTAGCATCGTTTGTAATAGCTGGCGTCTATTCAGCATGGATTATGCGACAAAATTCTGGAACTGCAGCGATGCAAGAGATCTCAGAGGCTGTACGTGTTGGCGCAGCAGCGTTTTTGCGTCGCGAGATGAAGATCATAATTCCCATAGCCATAAGTTTGGCTGCAATAATAGGCTATTTTATCGGCATCTCTAACGGAATTGCATTTGCAGTAGGAGCTGCACTATCTGCTGTTGCTGGAATAATATCCCTAAAGATCACAGTAAAGGCTGCAGTGCGTTCTGCAAATCTGACAGACTCTGGACTTGGTAGAACATTTGTACTAGCGTTTCGTGGCGGAGCCACAGTAGGACTTGCAGTTCCTGCAATGGCATTACTTGCAATCGCACTATTGTATTATGTATATCCAGATCCAATTACAATAGCAGGAGTCGGGATTGGAGCAAGTCTTATCGCATTGTTCATAAGAATAGGTGGAGGGATATTTACAAAGGCAGCTGACATGGGTGCAGATCTTGTTGGCAAGGTAGAGGCAAACATACCAGAAGATGATCCACGTAATCCAGCAACCATCGCAGACAACGTTGGAGACAATGTTGGAGATGCTGCTGGAATGGGTTCTGATGTGTACGAATCATATATTGTGACAATGCTCGCTTCACTGCTCATAGCAGCATTGATTGCAGTTCCAGAGATTCTAGTATACCCCATATTGATTGCATCATCTGGAATGATTGCATCTATAATAGGCACTGCAACTATAGGATCTAAAAATATCAAAGATGTTATGAAGCCACTCAATAGATCATTTTACATCTCGGCTGCAATTGCAATAGGATTAAACTTTGTATTTACAAAACTCTTCATGGGAGACTCACCACTAGCACTTGCGTTGTTTGGAACGACTGTCGTAGGCGTGATCCTAGTTCCAGTAATTCAAAAGATCACTGACAGATATACAAACTACAAGTACGGTCCGGTCAAAGAGATATCCGATTCTGCAAAATGGGGATATGCTTCACTTACCCTGATGGGAATAATCAAAGGACTCCAGTCAACTGGTCCATTCATGATTGCCCTTGTGGCAGCAATAATGATATCATATGCACTTGCCTCATCGGCTGCGCCGGATCCTGAACAAGCAACATTGTATGGAATATTTGGTACATCGCTTACTGCAATGGCAATGCTCAGTTTAGCTGGAATCGTACTGAGTATCGACGCGTTTGGACCAATAGCTGATAACGCTGGAGGCATAGTCGAGATGACAGGAATGGGTGAGGAGAGTCGTAAAGTTACAGATGAGATAGACGCTGTTGGAAATACCACAAAGGCAGTCACAAAGGGATTTGCGATAGCAAGTGCAGGTTTGGCAGCACTTGCCATGATGCAAGCATTCCAGTTTGAAGCAGCAGAGATATTCCATGGCGTACTAGAATTAGATTATACACTTACAAATCCAGCAGTCACCATCGGTCTGCTAGTTGGAGGCTTGATTCCATTCATAATTACTGGACAGTTAATCGATGGAGTCTCGCGCGCTGCTTCAAAGATGGTGGACGAGGTGCGCAGACAATTTAAAAAAGACCCAGAGATACTCACAGGTAAATCAAAACCAGATTATGCAAGATGTGTGGATATTGCAACTGTTGCATCACTAAAAGAATTGTGGAAGTCTGCAAGTATTGCAATTGTGGCGCCGATTGTATTAGGCGTTGTACTAGGCCCTACTGCAGTAGCAGGATTGCTCATGGGTTCTGTCGTATCTGGAATATTCCTTGCATACCATCTTGCCAATACAGGTGGCGCATGGGATAATGCGAAAAAACTCATAGAGATGCAAAATAGAAAAGGTTCAGAAGAGCACAAGGTTGCAATAGTAGGCGACATTATTGGAGATCCATACAAAGACACCGCCGGTCCGGCATTAAACACGGTTATAAAATTACTAAATACTGTAGCAATTGTCTTTGTCTCTGCATTTGTGGCGATTCTAGTATTATAA
- a CDS encoding chromosome partitioning protein yields MVGIDTILEKLATVIDPDLKKDIVSMGMIKDLEMDSGNLKFTLELTTPACPFNAEIEEDVRRVISEIKEIQKFDLHVTAKVMEGRSLEDDASMATVKNIIGVASGKGGVGKSTVSLNLALALSKTGAKVGLLDADIYGPSIPLMLGMKDGSMQVEDNKLQPVNAEGLRVVSFGFFAQQEHQAAIYRGPIISGILRQFLVDTNWSDLDYLFVDLPPGTGDIPLTLAQTIPITGILVVTTPQKVASNVAVKAIGMFEKLNVPMLGIVENMSGFVCTKCNTKHDVFGSGGAQRISEKHNLPFVGQIPLTPEIMSGSDAGKPVLLVDPKSPSSMAFTTAAKNIAAQCSILATKLQDVIVESKKVESKTAPIKPEA; encoded by the coding sequence ATGGTTGGTATCGACACTATTCTTGAAAAACTAGCTACGGTCATAGATCCGGATCTAAAAAAAGATATTGTATCCATGGGAATGATAAAAGACTTGGAGATGGATTCGGGTAATCTCAAATTCACTTTAGAGCTTACCACACCTGCATGTCCATTTAATGCCGAGATCGAAGAAGATGTACGCCGTGTCATATCCGAAATAAAAGAAATACAAAAATTTGATCTACATGTTACTGCCAAAGTCATGGAAGGTAGATCATTGGAAGATGATGCTAGCATGGCTACTGTAAAAAATATTATTGGGGTAGCAAGTGGTAAAGGTGGCGTTGGAAAGTCGACAGTCTCACTAAATCTAGCACTTGCATTATCTAAAACTGGAGCAAAGGTGGGATTGCTTGATGCTGACATTTATGGACCAAGCATACCGCTGATGCTTGGAATGAAAGATGGTTCTATGCAAGTGGAGGATAATAAACTACAACCAGTCAATGCCGAAGGACTTCGCGTTGTCTCATTTGGATTTTTTGCACAACAAGAACATCAAGCTGCCATATACCGCGGGCCGATAATTTCTGGAATACTACGACAGTTTTTAGTAGATACTAATTGGAGTGACCTTGATTACCTTTTTGTAGATTTGCCTCCAGGAACAGGAGACATACCACTTACACTTGCTCAAACGATACCGATAACTGGCATACTAGTTGTTACAACACCTCAAAAAGTTGCAAGTAACGTTGCAGTAAAGGCAATAGGAATGTTTGAAAAACTAAACGTACCCATGCTTGGAATCGTAGAAAATATGAGCGGTTTTGTGTGTACAAAGTGCAATACAAAACATGACGTATTTGGATCGGGTGGCGCACAAAGAATAAGTGAAAAACATAATCTACCGTTTGTTGGACAGATACCGTTGACACCAGAGATAATGTCAGGTTCTGATGCAGGTAAACCTGTTCTTCTTGTGGATCCAAAATCTCCTAGTTCTATGGCATTTACGACTGCAGCAAAAAACATTGCAGCTCAATGTAGCATACTTGCAACCAAACTACAGGATGTAATAGTAGAATCCAAAAAAGTAGAGTCAAAAACGGCTCCAATTAAACCCGAGGCATAA
- a CDS encoding Transposase, with product MQSGGSAYMADSKYVKWGTHLTIQKSKSWKKQVKIKNKGKNGRRFVYSDKLFENLAIIKTYTSISYRACQGIVQNVLGSNAPDHTTICRRINALKIKIPESPSDQLKDIYLAIDGSGIKPNERGEWIRDKWKIRRGFIKIHFLINVKTRKIVSFTVTTEEKTDSSQFSILLKAASKIASTTAADKRNIVLYGDGAYDTNANFNRCQKLGIKPMIKVRSNSALHAGRYARNDAVREQLEEIKHLAFTPNDAMLKNQAEWKKRVRYGQRWIIEVVFSAFKRVFGDSVMSRKWDHIVQELRLKVWVYNMFCDAGLSTP from the coding sequence GTGCAATCAGGAGGTTCTGCATACATGGCTGATAGCAAATACGTCAAATGGGGCACGCATCTAACCATTCAAAAATCCAAATCTTGGAAAAAACAAGTAAAGATTAAAAATAAAGGAAAGAATGGAAGGCGATTTGTGTATTCGGATAAACTATTTGAGAATCTTGCAATAATCAAAACATACACGAGTATCTCATATAGAGCGTGTCAAGGAATTGTACAGAATGTTCTAGGTTCAAATGCTCCAGATCATACCACAATATGCCGCAGAATAAATGCACTAAAAATAAAGATACCTGAAAGTCCATCTGATCAGTTAAAAGATATCTATCTTGCAATTGATGGTAGTGGCATAAAACCAAATGAGCGTGGCGAATGGATACGTGACAAATGGAAGATACGGCGCGGATTTATCAAGATACACTTTCTCATAAATGTTAAAACTCGAAAAATTGTCTCTTTTACAGTCACCACAGAGGAGAAAACAGACAGCTCGCAATTCTCTATCTTGTTAAAGGCAGCATCCAAGATAGCATCCACGACAGCTGCGGATAAACGCAATATCGTACTGTATGGAGATGGTGCGTATGATACAAACGCCAATTTTAACCGCTGCCAAAAGCTTGGCATTAAACCTATGATAAAGGTTCGATCAAATTCTGCACTTCATGCTGGTCGTTATGCACGTAACGATGCGGTTCGTGAGCAGCTTGAAGAAATAAAGCATCTTGCATTTACTCCAAATGATGCAATGTTAAAAAACCAAGCAGAGTGGAAAAAACGTGTTAGATATGGTCAACGTTGGATAATTGAGGTAGTGTTTTCTGCATTTAAGAGAGTATTTGGGGATTCTGTCATGTCAAGAAAATGGGATCACATTGTGCAAGAGCTTCGATTAAAAGTATGGGTCTACAACATGTTTTGTGATGCTGGTTTGAGTACACCTTGA